In a single window of the Zea mays cultivar B73 chromosome 5, Zm-B73-REFERENCE-NAM-5.0, whole genome shotgun sequence genome:
- the LOC100381911 gene encoding uncharacterized protein LOC100381911, with amino-acid sequence MAQTARWWSSAAMDSTSASDSHRCSGISLLPSTPPACSRTGTRNEQFTGDGLSTTQRRGGRQRTTPIAAAHDFVVSLVTRSSHDDGRVDSREARPVVEDA; translated from the coding sequence ATGGCCCAGACCGCGCGGTGGTGGAGCTCCGCGGCAATGGATAGTACTTCGGCGAGCGATTCCCACCGGTGCTCCGGTATTTCGCTCCTTCCTTCGACTCCACCAGCTTGCTCACGCACTGGCACACGCAATGAGCAATTCACCGGTGATGGCCTAAGTACAACGCAGCGGAGAGGTGGCCGACAGCGGACCACACCAATAGCGGCGGCGCACGATTTTGTGGTGTCACTCGTGACTCGTTCTTCCCACGACGACGGCCGTGTGGACTCGCGCGAGGCACGGCCAGTAGTGGAGGACGCTTAG